In one Hymenobacter sp. DG25B genomic region, the following are encoded:
- a CDS encoding MbnP family protein produces MKYCNLLFLIAASLFMGCSADNEAQPGPGTLTIEIEHVVGTEPLVVFDAIYHTPAGDEFTVWKLKYYLSNFTLRKADGTTYKVPESYYLVNAFDPESREITLENIPAGNYTSLDFMIGVDSARTVSGVQTGPIDPEHEMYWGEESGYVFLKMEGTSPQAPNGRLAFHVGGYQEPNNALRTISPSLHGATLQIRQDRTPAVHLQADVMSLFTGPNPIRFGDLAGMKVGPYAMKMADNYAAGMMTVEHVHAN; encoded by the coding sequence ATGAAATACTGCAACCTTCTTTTTCTGATTGCCGCCTCCCTGTTCATGGGCTGCTCCGCAGATAACGAGGCCCAGCCCGGGCCCGGCACCCTTACCATTGAAATAGAGCACGTAGTAGGCACCGAGCCGCTCGTGGTGTTTGACGCCATCTACCACACGCCCGCCGGCGACGAGTTTACGGTGTGGAAGCTCAAATACTACCTCTCCAACTTTACCCTGCGCAAAGCCGACGGCACCACTTACAAAGTACCGGAGAGCTACTACCTGGTTAATGCCTTTGATCCGGAAAGCCGGGAAATCACCCTGGAAAACATTCCGGCCGGCAACTATACCTCTCTGGATTTCATGATTGGCGTAGATAGTGCCCGCACCGTTTCGGGCGTGCAAACCGGCCCCATTGACCCCGAACATGAAATGTACTGGGGTGAGGAGTCGGGTTACGTGTTTCTGAAGATGGAAGGCACCTCTCCGCAGGCGCCGAATGGGCGACTGGCTTTCCATGTAGGCGGTTACCAGGAACCCAACAATGCGCTTCGTACTATTTCGCCCTCTCTGCATGGGGCCACGCTGCAGATACGCCAGGACCGCACGCCGGCCGTGCACCTGCAGGCTGATGTGATGAGCCTGTTTACCGGGCCAAACCCCATTCGCTTCGGCGACCTGGCAGGTATGAAAGTCGGGCCGTATGCTATGAAAATGGCCGATAATTACGCCGCCGGCATGATGACTGTGGAGCACGTTCACGCCAACTAA
- a CDS encoding succinate dehydrogenase cytochrome b subunit, with protein sequence MSWISKTFSSSIGRKIIMSLTGLFLCSFLLVHLLINLQMLRHDGGNSFNFWAEFMGTNPVIRFMEIVLMLGLLIHIYQGLALAVKNKKARGTQAYVVNHSEQNSQWASRNMALLGTLLLIFLIVHLMNFWIRSRFDAMGGLAEVKVPNLDHPVGDLYSVAAASFKIPWYVALYALAQIALGYHLWHGFKSGFQTLGLNHRKYTPAIKATGYAFAVVVSLLFAVIPVVMFFSDAYQPRPATGNTVEESLGAQPEAR encoded by the coding sequence ATGAGTTGGATTAGTAAAACGTTTTCCAGCAGCATTGGTCGCAAGATCATCATGTCCCTTACGGGCCTGTTTTTGTGCTCTTTTCTACTCGTGCACCTGCTTATCAATTTGCAGATGCTGCGCCACGATGGCGGCAACTCTTTTAATTTCTGGGCCGAGTTTATGGGTACCAATCCCGTTATCCGGTTCATGGAAATTGTGTTGATGCTGGGCCTGCTCATTCACATCTACCAGGGCCTGGCACTGGCGGTAAAAAACAAGAAAGCGCGCGGCACCCAAGCTTACGTGGTAAACCACTCCGAGCAAAACTCGCAGTGGGCCTCCCGCAACATGGCCCTGCTGGGTACGCTACTGCTGATTTTCCTGATTGTACACCTGATGAACTTCTGGATTCGCTCGCGGTTTGATGCCATGGGCGGCCTGGCCGAAGTAAAGGTTCCTAACCTCGACCACCCCGTGGGCGACCTGTATTCAGTAGCGGCAGCTTCGTTTAAAATTCCATGGTACGTGGCGCTGTACGCCCTGGCGCAGATTGCACTGGGCTACCACCTGTGGCACGGCTTCAAGAGCGGCTTCCAGACCCTGGGCCTCAACCACCGCAAATACACGCCGGCTATTAAGGCCACTGGTTATGCCTTCGCGGTAGTGGTGTCGTTGCTTTTCGCCGTCATTCCTGTGGTTATGTTCTTCAGCGACGCCTACCAGCCCCGCCCGGCCACCGGCAATACGGTTGAGGAATCGTTAGGGGCTCAGCCTGAGGCGCGCTAG
- a CDS encoding gliding motility-associated C-terminal domain-containing protein translates to MMQLLPTGWRPSRHLFAILLLLAALLSFDAQATHIRAGDIQAKTDTTANRDPRRVFFKMVLYTDPTSGADTDDTETIFFGDGTFSGVNAIVRSSRTFLGNNIYRNVYYFEHTYNAPKSYVVSFVGELRQGGIANMSNSKDLSFYIGTRITIDPVLGVNHSPVLNAPPIDFATPNQVFLHNPAASDEDGDSLAYRLAPSQYVVGDVAGAVSTGNIPRPVVVPNYAYPNAQSVSPNGKQVAFPAGNPPPTIGGPATFTIDAITGQLVWNSPSVAGLYNVVIIVEEWRRTAGGRRLIGEVIRDMQIIVNPTKNQRPILEIPRDICVVAGDSVRGAIRATDPDGNPIDLTAFGGLFSRIPIAAPEEKKTFRAQFEQTRRNNPATGRFRWLTTCADVARLPYQVLFRAVDVPADGETPLIDERVWRITVVGPPPQNLKATGQSSAINLTWNLYECQNASRILIFRREGSADFQLDTCNPGIPASAGYVQVGSVAANQTSFVDNDNGKGLARGKTYCYRIYAEFPLPAGGKSLASEETCLVLNGRPILLTNVTVEKTDKAAGAIKVIWTKPTITGGFVPPVGYNLYRAEGLSPASNTFGLVKSFTNLNDTVYVDNNLNTTDKAFTYRIEFTHKSGTTAQDSIVHERPAAASSVRLEAAATTANDGIVLNWNFNVPWDNTARPTRIFRRDPCANNYVQIATVPGGASSGTYTDLLAAGQVFKSGLLYCYYVETDGEYKEFRIGPLLNKSQEKCLLTPPVLTLLDINCDSLAALPFFPNGSKPYSNRLSWTVDTSTPGCNTNISYYRIYYSPTQSTNPADFRLIDSTQATSYVHANLETSAACYYVVAVARELSLVSAPSNIACHDACLFFLLPNIFTPNGDGKNDTFRPKLASPIRRTRFTAFNRWGVKVYESDQNPLIEWNGTNKTVKEGNNNPSSRVVDGLYFYQAEVEFADFAGTKKTYKGWVQITR, encoded by the coding sequence ATGATGCAACTACTACCCACCGGTTGGAGGCCTTCCCGACACCTATTTGCTATACTCCTGCTACTGGCGGCCCTTTTAAGCTTTGATGCCCAGGCCACGCACATTCGCGCCGGTGATATTCAGGCCAAAACCGATACCACTGCCAACCGGGACCCCCGGCGGGTATTCTTTAAGATGGTGCTGTACACGGACCCCACCTCTGGCGCCGACACCGACGATACCGAAACCATTTTCTTTGGGGATGGCACCTTCAGTGGCGTAAATGCTATTGTCAGGTCCAGCCGCACCTTCCTGGGAAACAATATTTACCGGAACGTTTATTATTTCGAGCACACCTACAACGCCCCCAAAAGCTACGTGGTGAGTTTTGTGGGCGAGCTGCGCCAGGGAGGCATTGCCAACATGAGCAATTCCAAAGACCTGTCGTTTTACATCGGTACCCGCATTACCATTGATCCGGTGCTGGGCGTGAACCACTCGCCGGTGCTCAACGCGCCGCCCATCGACTTTGCTACGCCCAACCAGGTGTTCCTGCACAACCCGGCTGCTTCGGATGAGGATGGCGACAGCCTGGCCTATCGGCTGGCCCCCAGCCAATATGTGGTAGGGGATGTGGCCGGCGCCGTCAGCACCGGCAATATCCCGCGCCCGGTGGTGGTACCCAATTATGCGTACCCCAACGCGCAGAGCGTATCGCCAAACGGCAAGCAGGTGGCTTTTCCAGCCGGCAACCCGCCGCCTACCATTGGCGGCCCGGCCACCTTTACCATTGATGCCATAACCGGCCAGCTGGTGTGGAACTCGCCCAGCGTGGCCGGTTTGTATAACGTGGTGATTATTGTGGAAGAGTGGCGGCGCACTGCCGGTGGGCGGCGCCTGATTGGGGAAGTGATTCGTGACATGCAGATCATTGTAAACCCCACCAAGAACCAGCGGCCCATTCTGGAAATCCCGCGCGACATCTGCGTGGTAGCCGGCGACTCCGTGCGGGGCGCCATCCGGGCCACTGACCCCGACGGCAACCCCATCGACCTTACCGCTTTCGGTGGCCTGTTTTCCCGCATTCCCATTGCTGCCCCGGAAGAGAAAAAGACGTTCCGGGCACAGTTTGAGCAAACCCGCCGCAACAACCCGGCTACGGGCCGCTTCCGCTGGCTCACTACCTGCGCCGATGTAGCCCGCCTGCCGTACCAGGTGCTGTTCCGGGCCGTAGACGTACCCGCCGACGGCGAAACGCCCCTGATTGACGAGCGGGTGTGGCGCATTACGGTAGTGGGGCCACCGCCCCAAAACCTGAAAGCCACGGGCCAGTCCAGCGCTATTAACCTCACCTGGAACCTGTACGAGTGCCAGAACGCCAGCCGCATTCTGATCTTCCGGCGCGAAGGCTCCGCCGACTTCCAGCTGGATACCTGCAACCCGGGCATTCCGGCGTCGGCGGGCTATGTGCAGGTGGGCTCGGTGGCCGCCAACCAAACCTCGTTTGTGGATAATGACAATGGCAAAGGTCTGGCGCGGGGCAAAACGTACTGCTACCGCATTTATGCCGAGTTTCCGCTGCCGGCCGGCGGCAAAAGCCTGGCCTCCGAAGAAACCTGCCTGGTACTGAACGGCCGCCCCATTCTGCTGACCAATGTTACGGTAGAGAAAACAGATAAGGCCGCCGGCGCCATTAAGGTTATCTGGACCAAGCCTACCATTACGGGAGGCTTTGTGCCGCCAGTGGGCTACAACCTCTACCGCGCCGAAGGCTTAAGCCCGGCTTCCAACACGTTTGGTCTGGTGAAGAGCTTTACCAACCTGAACGATACCGTATACGTGGATAATAATCTGAACACCACGGATAAAGCCTTTACCTACCGCATCGAGTTTACCCACAAGAGCGGCACTACGGCGCAGGACAGCATTGTACACGAGCGGCCGGCCGCGGCTTCTTCGGTGCGGCTGGAAGCGGCCGCTACCACAGCTAACGACGGCATTGTGCTGAACTGGAACTTCAATGTGCCCTGGGATAACACCGCCCGGCCCACCCGTATCTTCCGCCGCGACCCCTGCGCCAACAACTACGTGCAGATTGCCACGGTACCGGGCGGGGCCAGCTCTGGCACCTATACCGACCTGCTGGCGGCCGGTCAGGTCTTCAAAAGTGGCCTGCTCTACTGCTATTATGTAGAAACGGATGGGGAGTACAAGGAATTCCGGATTGGCCCCCTGCTGAACAAAAGCCAGGAGAAGTGCCTGCTAACACCGCCCGTGCTCACGCTACTGGACATCAACTGCGACAGTCTGGCGGCCCTGCCATTCTTCCCCAACGGCAGCAAGCCCTACAGCAACCGCCTCTCCTGGACGGTAGATACCAGCACCCCGGGCTGCAACACCAACATTTCCTACTACCGGATTTACTACAGCCCCACGCAAAGCACCAACCCCGCCGACTTCCGCCTCATTGACTCCACGCAGGCCACCAGCTACGTGCACGCCAACCTGGAAACCTCGGCCGCGTGCTACTACGTGGTGGCCGTGGCCCGGGAGCTAAGCCTGGTGAGCGCGCCCAGCAACATTGCCTGCCACGATGCCTGCCTGTTCTTCCTGCTGCCCAACATCTTCACACCCAACGGCGACGGTAAGAACGACACCTTCCGGCCTAAGCTGGCCAGCCCCATCCGGCGCACCAGGTTCACGGCCTTCAACCGCTGGGGCGTGAAAGTGTACGAGAGCGACCAGAACCCGCTGATTGAGTGGAACGGCACCAACAAAACCGTGAAGGAAGGCAATAACAACCCCAGCTCACGCGTGGTAGATGGCCTGTATTTCTATCAGGCAGAAGTGGAGTTTGCTGACTTTGCCGGCACCAAGAAAACCTACAAAGGCTGGGTGCAGATAACCCGGTAA
- a CDS encoding succinate dehydrogenase/fumarate reductase iron-sulfur subunit, giving the protein MNLTLKVWRQKNRNADGGIVDYQVKDISPDMSFLEMLDVLNEDLLRKGEDPVAFDHDCREGICGSCDLFINGRPHGPEKGTTTCQLHMRKFSDGDTITIEPWRASSFPVNKDLSVDRSAFDRIIQAGGYVSINTGGTPDGNEIPIPKDIADRAFEAATCIGCGACVAACKNASAMLFVSAKVSQLALLPQGKVERKTRVENMVAQMDKEGFGACTNIGSCAAECPVGISLENIAMLNREFLAAKATSNNLA; this is encoded by the coding sequence ATGAACCTCACGCTGAAAGTGTGGCGGCAGAAAAACCGCAACGCCGACGGCGGCATTGTCGACTACCAGGTAAAAGACATTTCCCCGGATATGTCGTTCCTGGAGATGTTGGATGTGCTGAATGAAGACCTGCTGCGCAAGGGCGAGGACCCGGTAGCCTTCGACCATGACTGCCGCGAAGGCATCTGTGGCTCCTGCGACCTGTTCATTAACGGCCGCCCCCACGGGCCGGAGAAAGGCACCACCACCTGCCAGCTGCACATGCGCAAGTTCTCCGATGGCGACACCATTACCATTGAGCCCTGGCGCGCCAGCTCCTTCCCCGTCAACAAAGACCTGAGCGTGGACCGCTCTGCCTTTGACCGCATCATTCAGGCGGGCGGCTACGTGAGCATCAACACCGGCGGCACCCCCGACGGCAACGAAATTCCGATTCCGAAGGACATTGCCGACCGCGCGTTTGAGGCGGCTACCTGCATTGGCTGCGGCGCCTGCGTAGCGGCCTGCAAAAATGCTTCGGCCATGCTGTTCGTTTCCGCCAAGGTAAGCCAGCTGGCTTTGCTGCCCCAGGGCAAGGTGGAGCGCAAGACCCGCGTGGAAAACATGGTAGCTCAGATGGACAAGGAAGGCTTCGGCGCCTGCACTAACATCGGCTCGTGCGCGGCAGAGTGCCCGGTGGGCATCTCGCTCGAAAACATTGCCATGCTGAACCGCGAATTCCTGGCGGCCAAAGCCACCTCGAATAACCTTGCCTAA
- a CDS encoding sodium:calcium antiporter — protein sequence MYILLLTGGLLGLWLGTKFIISGALGFAKRFNLSHSFVGLGILAIGTDLPEVFVTLEASYFQLKGIESAGIITGNAIGSSLGNTTIVLGISALVVTFKMSPGEWLRNAVFSILSIAILITVGLDGHINRVESGCLLLSFGAYYYLLFRYQKPRSADNAATPDKSLTMLTLLLLSGVIILTFSSDLVVSNAILLAKTWGLSQSFVGIAIVGLGTSLPELAVSVGAALRKEIGLSVGNIIGSNIFNNLVLIGLGGLIKPIHLETNLVRFDLPFLLAVTILALFYLHTKRGVSRLEGLSLILIYTGYLALKISL from the coding sequence ATGTATATACTTCTGCTTACCGGAGGCTTGCTGGGCTTGTGGCTGGGAACGAAGTTTATAATTAGCGGCGCATTAGGCTTCGCCAAGCGCTTCAATCTCTCCCACTCCTTTGTTGGGCTAGGCATTCTGGCTATAGGCACCGATTTACCGGAGGTTTTTGTGACGTTGGAAGCCTCCTACTTTCAACTTAAGGGCATAGAATCTGCAGGCATCATTACCGGTAATGCCATTGGGAGCAGTTTGGGTAACACTACTATCGTACTGGGCATATCGGCACTGGTAGTTACGTTTAAGATGAGCCCGGGCGAGTGGTTGCGCAATGCCGTATTTTCCATTCTATCCATAGCTATATTAATTACCGTTGGGCTGGATGGGCATATTAACCGCGTAGAATCCGGCTGCCTGCTTCTCAGTTTTGGAGCCTATTACTACCTGCTTTTTCGCTATCAGAAACCCCGGTCCGCCGACAATGCTGCTACGCCGGATAAAAGCTTAACCATGCTGACGCTATTGCTGCTAAGCGGCGTCATTATCCTCACTTTTTCCTCTGATCTGGTAGTATCCAATGCTATACTGCTGGCTAAAACGTGGGGCCTGAGCCAGTCCTTTGTGGGCATAGCCATTGTGGGCCTAGGTACCAGCTTGCCTGAGTTGGCCGTTTCCGTGGGAGCCGCGTTGCGCAAGGAAATTGGGTTGTCGGTGGGCAATATTATTGGCAGCAATATCTTCAATAACCTCGTACTGATAGGGCTGGGCGGGCTCATAAAGCCAATTCATCTGGAGACTAACCTAGTCCGTTTTGACCTGCCTTTTCTATTGGCGGTTACTATTCTGGCCTTGTTCTATTTGCACACTAAAAGAGGCGTTTCCAGGCTGGAGGGCCTATCTTTAATCTTGATATACACGGGGTATCTGGCATTAAAAATCAGCCTATAG
- a CDS encoding NADPH-dependent FMN reductase — translation MITIVSGTNRPNSRARRVANLYAGILTELGAECQILDLVHLPADFVLTALYENAGQHAHFNQLARLAEEAEKLVFVVPEYNCSFPGVLKAFIDGLPYPAGIRGKKAALIGLSAGTQGGILALNHLTDILMYLGTTVLPTRVRLPGIDAHLTEAGELHHTLFLQLLREQAEQLVAW, via the coding sequence ATGATTACCATCGTTTCCGGCACCAACCGTCCCAACTCCCGCGCCCGGCGCGTGGCCAATCTATATGCCGGAATATTGACGGAGCTGGGGGCCGAATGCCAGATCCTGGACCTGGTACACCTGCCCGCCGACTTTGTGCTGACGGCGCTGTATGAAAATGCCGGACAGCACGCGCATTTCAACCAGCTGGCGCGGCTGGCCGAGGAAGCCGAGAAGCTGGTATTTGTGGTGCCGGAGTATAACTGCTCCTTCCCGGGCGTGCTGAAGGCTTTTATTGATGGCCTGCCCTACCCCGCCGGCATCCGGGGCAAGAAAGCCGCCCTCATTGGGCTGTCGGCTGGTACGCAGGGCGGTATCCTGGCCCTCAACCACCTAACCGATATTCTCATGTATCTGGGCACCACCGTGTTGCCCACGCGCGTGCGCCTACCCGGCATTGATGCCCACCTGACGGAGGCCGGGGAGCTGCATCATACGCTGTTTCTGCAGCTGCTCCGGGAGCAGGCAGAGCAGCTGGTGGCCTGGTAA
- the fabD gene encoding ACP S-malonyltransferase produces MKAVIFPGQGSQFSGMGRELYEQHAAAKRLMDQANEILGFSLTDIMFSGSEEDLRRTDVTQPAIFLHSVALAAVVPNLQPAMVAGHSLGEFSALVAAKVLKFEDALRLVAQRAQAMQAACQEQPGTMAAILGLDDDTTARICQEISEGGNVVVAANYNCPGQLVVSGSQRGIELACEQLKAAGAKRALPLPVGGAFHSPLMQSAEAALAQAIAKTTFSAGICPIYQNVDAAPHTDPDEIRENLVRQLTAPVRWTQSVQRMVQDGATEFVECGPGKVLQGLVKKIAPEAAVSSATV; encoded by the coding sequence GTGAAAGCAGTCATTTTTCCCGGTCAGGGCAGCCAGTTCAGCGGCATGGGCCGCGAGCTGTACGAGCAGCACGCCGCAGCCAAGCGCCTGATGGACCAGGCCAACGAAATCCTGGGATTCTCTCTCACCGACATCATGTTCTCGGGCTCCGAGGAAGACCTGCGCCGCACCGACGTTACGCAGCCCGCCATTTTCCTGCACTCTGTGGCGCTGGCCGCCGTGGTGCCCAATCTGCAGCCCGCCATGGTAGCGGGGCACTCCCTGGGCGAGTTTTCGGCGCTGGTAGCGGCCAAGGTGCTTAAGTTTGAAGATGCCCTGCGCCTGGTAGCCCAGCGCGCCCAGGCCATGCAGGCCGCCTGCCAGGAGCAGCCCGGCACCATGGCCGCCATCCTCGGGCTGGATGATGATACTACGGCCAGAATCTGCCAGGAGATTTCGGAGGGTGGCAACGTAGTAGTGGCCGCCAACTACAACTGCCCCGGCCAGCTGGTAGTATCCGGTTCGCAGCGCGGCATAGAGCTGGCTTGTGAGCAGCTGAAAGCGGCCGGGGCCAAGCGCGCCCTGCCGCTGCCTGTAGGCGGTGCTTTCCACTCCCCGCTGATGCAGTCAGCAGAAGCGGCGCTGGCCCAGGCCATTGCCAAAACCACTTTCTCGGCGGGCATTTGCCCCATCTACCAGAACGTAGACGCCGCCCCCCATACCGACCCCGACGAAATCCGCGAAAACCTGGTACGCCAGCTCACGGCCCCCGTCCGCTGGACGCAGAGTGTGCAGCGCATGGTACAGGATGGCGCTACGGAGTTTGTAGAGTGCGGCCCTGGTAAAGTATTGCAGGGCCTAGTGAAGAAAATTGCACCGGAAGCGGCCGTTAGCTCGGCTACGGTTTAG
- the folK gene encoding 2-amino-4-hydroxy-6-hydroxymethyldihydropteridine diphosphokinase — MPTAYLLLGSNLGDRAATLREAVRQLHSSAGPVTATSSLYETAPWGLSNQPAYLNQVVQLSTSLTPKQLLAACLQTERLAGRTRRIRWDARTLDVDILLYDDVLLATPELTIPHPRLQERRFALVPLAEIAAEVIHPLLGNTVAELLAMCADALAVERFPG; from the coding sequence TTGCCCACTGCCTACCTCCTGCTCGGCTCCAACCTCGGCGACCGGGCCGCTACCCTCCGCGAAGCCGTGCGGCAGCTGCACAGCAGTGCCGGCCCCGTAACCGCCACCTCCAGCCTCTACGAAACTGCCCCCTGGGGCCTCTCCAACCAGCCCGCTTACCTGAATCAGGTAGTGCAGCTCAGCACTTCCCTCACACCCAAACAGCTTTTAGCCGCCTGTCTGCAAACCGAGCGGCTAGCTGGCCGCACCCGCCGCATCCGCTGGGACGCCCGCACCCTGGATGTGGATATTCTGCTTTATGATGATGTGCTGCTGGCAACGCCGGAGCTTACTATTCCTCATCCCCGTTTACAGGAAAGACGCTTTGCGCTGGTGCCATTGGCTGAAATTGCGGCGGAGGTGATTCATCCGTTGTTGGGCAACACGGTGGCAGAGTTGCTGGCCATGTGTGCCGATGCGCTGGCGGTAGAGCGGTTTCCGGGGTAA
- a CDS encoding fumarate reductase/succinate dehydrogenase flavoprotein subunit, protein MILDSKIPEGPLAEKWEKHKFNVKLVNPANKRKYDIIVVGTGLAGASAAASLAELGYNVKAFTYHDSPRRAHSIAAQGGINAAKNYQNDGDSVYRLFYDTVKGGDYRAREANVYRLAQVSVNIIDQCVAQGVPFAREYGGLLANRSFGGAQVSRTFYARGQTGQQLLLGAYSALSRQIAYGKVKMYTRSEMLDLVMVDGKAAGIITRNLITGEIEKHAAHAVVLATGGYGNVFYLSTNAKYCNATAAWRAHKKGAYFANPCFTQIHPTCIPVSGDYQSKLTLMSESLRNDGRVWVPKTVEMAQRLRAGQIRVQDIPEGERDYFLERKYPAFGNLVPRDVASRNAKQMCDEGRGVGSSGLAVYLDFAEIIQRTGADAVAQKYGNLFDMYAKITGENPYEQPMRIYPAVHYTMGGLWVDYNLQTTIPGLYATGECNFSDHGANRLGASALMQGLADGYFVIPYTIGDALAQTPPKPVTTEHPAFAEAEAGVRERVAKLLSINGTRTPDDFHKALGHIMWEYCGMARTAEGLQHAKAEIQKLRHEFWSDLKLVGTETEMNQALEKAGRVADFLELGELMVDDALDRNESCGGHFREEYQTPEGEALRDDENYAYVAAWQFVGENQPEILNKEELKFENVKLTQRSYK, encoded by the coding sequence ATGATACTGGATTCCAAAATTCCCGAAGGGCCATTGGCCGAAAAGTGGGAGAAGCATAAGTTCAACGTAAAGCTCGTGAACCCCGCCAACAAGCGGAAGTACGACATTATTGTGGTAGGCACGGGCCTGGCCGGCGCTTCGGCGGCCGCTTCGCTGGCTGAGCTGGGCTACAACGTAAAGGCTTTCACGTATCACGACTCGCCCCGCCGCGCGCACTCCATTGCTGCGCAGGGGGGTATCAACGCTGCCAAAAACTACCAGAACGACGGCGACTCCGTGTACCGTTTGTTCTACGACACCGTGAAAGGTGGTGACTACCGCGCCCGCGAAGCCAACGTGTACCGGCTGGCGCAGGTATCGGTTAACATCATCGACCAGTGCGTGGCCCAGGGCGTACCCTTCGCCCGGGAGTACGGCGGACTGCTGGCCAACCGTTCCTTTGGGGGGGCGCAGGTAAGCCGCACGTTTTACGCCCGCGGCCAGACCGGGCAGCAGCTGCTGCTGGGTGCCTACTCGGCCCTCTCCCGCCAGATTGCTTATGGCAAGGTGAAGATGTATACCCGCTCGGAAATGCTGGATCTGGTGATGGTGGACGGCAAGGCGGCCGGCATCATTACCCGCAACCTGATTACGGGCGAGATTGAAAAGCATGCGGCCCACGCCGTGGTGCTGGCTACGGGCGGCTACGGCAACGTATTCTACCTGAGCACCAACGCCAAGTACTGCAACGCCACCGCCGCGTGGCGGGCCCACAAAAAGGGCGCCTACTTCGCCAACCCCTGCTTTACCCAGATTCACCCCACCTGCATTCCCGTATCCGGCGACTACCAGTCCAAGCTCACGCTGATGTCGGAGTCCTTGCGGAACGATGGCCGCGTATGGGTGCCCAAGACCGTAGAAATGGCCCAGCGCCTGCGCGCCGGCCAGATTCGGGTGCAGGATATTCCCGAGGGAGAGCGTGACTACTTCCTGGAGCGCAAGTACCCTGCTTTCGGTAACCTGGTACCGCGCGACGTGGCCTCGCGCAACGCCAAGCAGATGTGCGACGAAGGTCGTGGCGTAGGCTCCTCGGGCCTGGCCGTGTACCTGGATTTCGCCGAAATTATTCAGCGCACCGGCGCTGATGCGGTAGCCCAGAAATACGGCAACCTGTTCGATATGTACGCCAAGATTACCGGCGAAAACCCCTACGAGCAGCCCATGCGCATTTACCCCGCCGTGCACTATACCATGGGCGGCCTGTGGGTAGATTACAACCTGCAAACCACCATTCCCGGCCTGTACGCTACCGGCGAGTGCAACTTCTCCGACCACGGCGCCAACCGTCTCGGCGCTTCAGCCCTGATGCAGGGCCTGGCCGATGGCTACTTCGTGATTCCCTACACCATTGGGGATGCCCTGGCCCAAACGCCGCCCAAGCCGGTTACCACCGAGCACCCTGCATTTGCGGAGGCGGAAGCCGGCGTGCGGGAGCGGGTGGCCAAGCTGCTCAGCATCAACGGCACGCGCACGCCCGATGACTTCCACAAGGCCCTGGGCCATATTATGTGGGAGTACTGCGGCATGGCCCGCACGGCCGAAGGCCTGCAGCATGCGAAAGCCGAAATTCAGAAGCTGCGCCACGAGTTCTGGAGCGACCTGAAGCTGGTAGGCACCGAAACCGAAATGAACCAGGCACTGGAGAAAGCCGGCCGAGTAGCCGACTTCCTGGAGCTGGGCGAGCTGATGGTGGACGACGCCCTGGACCGCAACGAAAGCTGCGGCGGCCACTTCCGCGAGGAATACCAGACGCCCGAAGGCGAAGCCCTGCGCGACGATGAGAACTACGCTTACGTAGCTGCCTGGCAGTTCGTGGGAGAGAATCAGCCGGAAATCCTGAACAAGGAAGAGCTGAAGTTCGAAAACGTGAAGCTCACCCAGCGCAGCTACAAGTAA